In one Silene latifolia isolate original U9 population chromosome 10, ASM4854445v1, whole genome shotgun sequence genomic region, the following are encoded:
- the LOC141605658 gene encoding uncharacterized protein LOC141605658, translating into MEIEGSSRRCEQVVGRIQSLPHSRVTESCKNTLLRLVNSELNFLSRLSLSPRPFSCNIGYIEALVHLLEQPYITKVSRVCKSISLSLGASRGESSAIHIDIVCSLNNSPAWFVVSHRNPKYITWDTTGRNKGFKFRIQQILHAAQYSQALKPAFIFLFFANGLETAVLNKLLKDFGFKEFKFEHEWTDVVAKSYQGASTLVLNIHQSLKSCHGTDYVMKPLSTDSHNKELSETCTKVGSGFSFQSLILKMKEWLVEVISSESGIREDLFKDDDDLLNFDTTALIALISGISNGGAEKLLRTPENELRQQFKSNTEFVISQAKSEIDRPIHDELSCFLSGRKGIVCKTVHSEFRDIVSMCGGHTEKMRANQLMKLLKIVPDNPSTRMISLPTTRKLALKNKVAFGTGDYYGAPTLTANMGFVRAISQTGMPLFTIEHRSRALIGE; encoded by the exons ATGGAGATAGAGGGCAGCAGCCGAAGATGCGAGCAAGTAGTTGGTAGAATCCAGAGTTTGCCCCACTCTCGTGTCACCGAATCGTGCAAAAATACTCTGCTCCGTCTTGTTAACTCTGAACTCAACTTTCTCTCTCGCCTTTCTCTCTCTCCTCGACCCTTCAG CTGCAACATTGGATATATCGAGGCTCTCGTTCACTTACTTGAACAACCATATATAACCAAAGTCTCACGTGTGTGTAAGTCTATCTCTTTGTCATTGGGAGCTAGCCGTGGTGAGAGTAGCGCTATTCACATTGACATCGTATGCAGTCTAAACAATAGTCCTGCTTGGTTTGTTGTATCTCATCGAAACCCCAAGTATATTACTTGGGATACGACTGGCAGAAATAAGGGTTTCAAATTCCGTATCCAACAAATACTTCATGCTGCTCAATATTCTCAGGCATTGAAGCCTgccttcatttttcttttcttcgcAAACGGACTTGAGACTGCTGTTCTAAATAAGCTGCTAAAGGATTTTGGCTTCAAAGAGTTCAAGTTTGAACATGAATGGACCGATGTTGTGGCTAAGTCATATCAAGGGGCTTCTACTTTGGTATTGAACATCCACCAGAGTCTAAAGTCATGTCATGGCACAGACTATGTAATGAAGCCGCTTTCTACTGATTCTCATAATAAAGAGCTCTCAGAAACTTGCACAAAGGTGGGTTCAGGATTCTCATTTCAATCTTTGATTCTAAAGATGAAAGAATGGTTAGTTGAGGTGATAAGTTCAGAGTCTGGGATAAGAGAGGACCTCTTTaaagatgatgatgacttacTGAACTTTGATACAACAGCCTTGATTGCTCTTATATCAGGCATAAGCAATGGTGGTGCAGAAAAGCTTTTGAGGACACCCGAGAACGAGTTGAGGCAGCAGTTTAAGAGTAATACAGAGTTTGTAATTTCACAG GCAAAGTCAGAAATCGATAGGCCTATTCATGATGAACTAAGCTGTTTCTTATCCGGAAGGAAGGGGATTGTGTGCAAAACTGTCCATTCTGAATTTAGGGACATTGTTTCTATGTGCGGAGGGCATACTGAGAAGATGAGAGctaatcagttgatgaaactccTCAA GATTGTCCCTGATAACCCTTCAACGCGGATGATATCTCTCCCAACAACCAGGAAGCTCGCCTTGAAGAACAAAGTTGCTTTTGGAACTGGAGATTACTATGGTGCTCCAACTTTGACGGCAAACATGGGATTTGTGAGAGCCATCTCTCAAACTGGAATGCCTCTCTTTACTATTGAACATCGCTCACGAGCACTTATCGGTGAATAA